The DNA sequence ttaatttagaaacacgtattttacttttattatttaaaataattttatttaaaaatagtataaatttatgaatacatatatgaaaaagaattttcatataataactTTGTATcgtaaaaatttatttcttgtAACTATGCGTATTCTTGGCACAACcgtacaaaattaaaaatttagctTTAGAATTTTACTTCTTCTCCTCGTATAATAAGTTTCTTACATAATTTCTATAAAAGAGATGATAAGTGGGAGAATGAACAAAAGTTACGTACATGTACTTTTAGATTTTGTAAATATTGTGTCTAAATTCACTTCAAATGTTTTTCAATGCCACGTAATATGATCTAATAGCTTCAATTAACCTCATCGCTAAAAAGGCTATAAAAAACTATAAGATATTTTCACATATTCtattctcatatatatatatatatatatatatatatatatatatatatatatatatatatatatatattaatagtaattataaaaaatttcaataatttaagttttaatattttttataccaaataatatttgatatattaataaaggttttattattattattattattattatttattcaatataaattgttattttattaatgttggttaatattaaattactttttttatcacATAGACTTAAAAAGTCATATAAATATATCTTCTTGTAATACACTTTCtcatatttattatctttaatcttaaaatatccAATTCTCTTATGAACTTACATAAAAACAAtaagtaacaataaaataatatatatatatatatatatatatatatatatatatatttattcaaaatatatattttgaaaaatattttcgaatTTCAAAATACCTTCAAAATTACATAATCGTATCAACGTTTTAgaacatgtttttaaatttaaaatatatttttaaatacattgTGACACATTATACTTATGCATATATACTTTAATAACAATACTGTTGGGTTACTtcaattaatttcatatttaaccctgaaaaataaattagataaataatCTATAACTTCTAAAATACaatctctaaaatatcatatctTGCGATGGAAATAGACATaggcaaaaaaattaaaaattattaacaatttctttataaaaaatttaatatatccCGTTAGAAATATCaattaactataaatataacaatgaaaagaaaatattaaaaaaaattatttataaccagtaaataaaaatgtgtacatataaaaacatcaaaaaaactaaaaaaatatatagattggtacttataataataaaataaaataaaaaatcaactcAATCTTCATCCACCCCTTCGAATGCCCATGCATTAGTTTTTCGAAGCTCAGCCTCTTCCTCTTCTGTAAAATCATTAACTATACCAAAGAAGTCTCTAACAAATTCAACACTCTTATTCTGAATAACGTTTGCAATGGCGGTGGCAATAAAGTGGAAAAGAGTCTTCATGTTAAGATAATTGGCAGCGACAAGTATCTCCTTCAACTCATCATGACTGAGCTTCTTCGCCAATTCTTGATCATACTCTCCCTTTACCAATTCTATGATTTGATTGAGGATGTGGCTGCTGACATTGGAAATTGGAAAGATAAAAGAATCATCCGTATCTGTGGCACCAATAAATGTTTGGATAATTTCCATCTCCTTCACTATTGAAATTTCCACTTCCATGGTCACTCCATCTGAAGTTACcagtttaactttttttccttcttcttcataTCCCGCTTTCGATTCATCTCCAACTATCATTTTTCCCTTCCGTAATTTTTCTTCCTCTGTTTTCTTCAGCATAACGGCTTCCGACGATTCTCCTCTTTCTGCCATCGTTTGCTGCTTTGAAAAAAGGAACGAGAAAAGAGTAAAGTTGAAAAACAATTTGATATTGATTTACAATCGGATGATACTTTTATAAGGAGAAATATGAGATATATCTTATATCTATATCCATATATTActgtatcttttaattattttccttttttaggATAGAATTATCAAGAATTAATAgatatgatatatataattatcaattaaCTGAATTATCCTTAATTCTATCGATTATAAAATTCAACACATTTTTTGTACgagataaaatgtaaatataattaaataatattggaaataaaaatattgtgttatggttagtaaaaaattagatttttggTCGAACGTTTGAAAACAGaattgagtattttttttatgttattcatCTAAACACATAAGATATTCTggtattattaagatatttaatatttataaaatatgttatcatatttgttatataatttctataaaagAGATGATAAcgtgagaaaataaataaaacgtgacataatgtaattatatttaaataatattgtaaatgttgtttattgaattattaattacttttttaaatattaattaaatatttttttataaaaaaatattgttaagtatttaatattaaaatacattttcttttcattaacattaaatattaaaaaaacaacaataattataggaaaaaaatagaaataataaaatatatgcattaaaaataagttacacAGTCAATATGTACACATTTCcttgtttacttattttatatttatggttaaatatatttttgttcattcAATCTTgaggaaaaattgaaattagtcatttttaaaacttttgaaccaatttagttttttatagaAATGCATATATTTAGTtctttaaactaattttttttaagtttatttgacatttcaaacaagTTTCTCAGCTAATATTTGAGATAAcatgtgtcaaacggtataaacaaactaaaatactataataaaatatgtttgaaatgtcaaataagtttagtaaaatttggttaaaatgactaaatctacgtatttaCAAATgtgaaggattaaattggttTAAGATTTTcaagagagactaatttcaattttcactaaaggtcgaaagactaaaaacatatttaaccattatatttaatttaaaaaattaaatattatttgtattcaCATTTTTATCCAGTAAATCCGAGATTCtttattgaaattataataaattcaaataatatccacaataatatatttattcattaaatTGCACTTAATAAATCATgcatatttgaatattaaaatttgaagaaaaataaagaaaaaaaaattatatcactttttataaaagttatctTTTTTGTTGGTTACATTTTGGAATAGATAGAGACTATATATCCAAGAAATGAACTGCAATGAATATCAACACACtgtatttctctttattttggttgtttttgtcTAATATCTTACCAAATAAATACTTCTGTATTTCTTGCATTTAAGGACTCTTTATTTTATGACACAAGAGGGTTAAATACGATACCTAACATAACATTGCCAAAATCCATCATTTAATATACTCTCTAGTATTACATGTGTTGGAAAACCACAATGTCTACCTTAAATTCAAGTGCatcactttcttcttcttttttatattcttttatcacCTTCATTATCtatctttattattatcctttctttatcaatttgttaaattatattaaaatgatccTGGTTTCATCCATTCACAAATATTAGtagtaatgataataatattgaatgtacaaatacaatattattataaaaaataaaaatagcttACTCTATACGACTTCtctatgtttttaaaaaataaaaataaacagttCTTGTATATGATAGGCTTATTCATATCCATTTGAGAAAGGCCATAGCAATTATGTTTTACTGCAAAGATCAAATGGTTTAGCGGCTTAAGTTAACTTGGATTGATAGCTTACTGTTTTAACTATAAATGtacagaaaatatttattaaacaattaatgcAGTGTATTAAGtacttttagttatttaattaaacatattaaatatactcgtaattttgaatatattaaatatgttttttgttgcaCTGAATTATTCTACATTACACTCAACAATCCatttaagcaaaaaaaaaaaaaaaaaattgctcccagtattttttgtgaaaatatgttattaaaagCATGAATCGTGATTAAtgtgttgaaaatttttttCACTTCAATTAATATGTCGAGGTAATACATAATGTTTATGAATTTTCATAAAATCAAGATTAACAAGTTCGCCTATTTAACTTCTTATTTTAATGTTGATTTTCTACATGGATGGAGTTACGGTCCCCTTCTTAGATAGTATTTGTTAATTCCTAttcataaatacaaattaaaatatcgatgatttttttaatagactTCTATCTATATTATCTCtcgtattgtttttttttacttaaataaatttaattagaaaagaaagattaaactaacgaagaagagggagaaatattaataacaaatctatttgaaagaaaaaaataactacCCAGGATTCAAATATACGTACAGATACTCTGTTTGTActgattaaaaaattacagttgggtttataaaaaaaattatttaattagtttttattttatttgaaacaaATTCTACgttattttatgagaaatacttggattaaatttttaaaataaaacaattccataacaaaaaaaaggaaacatttTCATATATACTTCTCAATTTTCTTGCTTATATATCTTTCTTGCTTATATATCTAATacctaataaatttttttttctttttctagttgatttactctaactatttcatatttaaaaacataaatactaTTTTGTCGGTATTGAATAGGTAGAATAGAAAATAGGTGTTTGTGTATTATCACCTTAAAAcaacatgaaaaaataatataacacaAGTGAGAGATTCATTCATGAATATTGAAACTTTTATGAATAAATCATAAGGCACAAATTTGATTAGATTAGactaattttcttaattaaccAGCAATAAATGGACATAAATAGTTAACTCCTTGAAGAAGGTAGCTGAAACATAGTTTGAACATAAATAATGAAAGatgagaagaggaagaaggtaatttcttttatttttgaaagcAATAACATAATTGAAGAAGACAAGtccttatttaaatattgtatgGATGACTTATAACATATGAAGTGAGTGAGTGTGAAGTTGTTATCCAATGGTGGGAGCCTGATAAACGATTCCCTCTTTAGTGACCCAAATCCTAACCCTGTCACAACGGAAATCAGCGGTCACAATGGATCCCTTCAGCACAGTGTGAGCATCCACATAAGGATTCTCCCTCTCAATTGTAGCCACTGCTACCGATCCTTCCACTCCGACTAACTCCGGCCATGAACTCTTACCTGCACACACgtcaaatatcaaattatatatgaaaagcCAGAACCCTTATTCTAATCATGCTTGCTATATACAACATATATATTTACCTTCGCACTGCGACATCGTTTCTCTTCTGCTTTCTTAATGCAATTTTTGTCTTTGTGATTTAGATGCGTTGTTGATACGTGGGAGTATTTATAGTTTGTTATGGCCATGAAGAAGACTTATGAGTTGCTGAACGGTGTGCCTATTTTTCAATCACTTACTTGTTATGTACGCCAGAGTACAAACAAGATTTTGTCAAACACTTCCAATCTCAAGCAAACAGTTTTCTATTTTGCAACTCTTTTAATACTCAATTCCCCTTCAAATCCTTACACACATAACTTCCAATTTCTAATCTAACCGCATACTGTGGCTCTTCGCCGTTGTATTAATTGCTTACCATAACatatatgttataatttatatcaatatGTACGCTGTtgcatttattttttccaaaaatataaaccactttcttaaaaataacatatatatgtatatattaaagttaatacaaagctataaaaatccagttgaattttttttacaataaggTTATAACTATTatccttttaaccaaaaatcATTCAAATTGTAGAAATCACATAAATTGTTTGTTTTGGTACCAATCCTATGTGTCGTGCAGGTTTTCCTGCGACGTAGGATGGAAGTTAATGATATTAATCACGTTGTCAAAAtttatacagaaa is a window from the Vigna unguiculata cultivar IT97K-499-35 chromosome 7, ASM411807v1, whole genome shotgun sequence genome containing:
- the LOC114189523 gene encoding SKP1-like protein 14 is translated as MAERGESSEAVMLKKTEEEKLRKGKMIVGDESKAGYEEEGKKVKLVTSDGVTMEVEISIVKEMEIIQTFIGATDTDDSFIFPISNVSSHILNQIIELVKGEYDQELAKKLSHDELKEILVAANYLNMKTLFHFIATAIANVIQNKSVEFVRDFFGIVNDFTEEEEAELRKTNAWAFEGVDED